From Hugenholtzia roseola DSM 9546, one genomic window encodes:
- a CDS encoding formate--tetrahydrofolate ligase produces the protein MKTDIEIARQTPLQAIQDIATTLGIDAEALIPYGKHIAKVPYSLIAPAQIAQNNLILVTAITPTKAGIGKTTTSVGLALGLSKLLAPEGKKALVALREPSLGPCFGMKGGAAGGGYAQVLPMEDINLHFTGDFHAITSAHNMIAALLDNYQYQNRGTEKALKEIVWKRVLDVNDRSLRFMVSGLGGNANGLPQETGFDITPASELMAILCLAESLDDLRQKIARIVLGYTFQNQPFTVQDLGVTGAILVLLKNAIHPNLVQTTENTPAFVHGGPFANIAHGCNTVLATKLALSFGDYVITEAGFGADLGAEKFFNIKCRKAGLAPKVTVLVVTSQALKLHGGVPESQIKMPSLQGLEKGLENVKRHVENLQAFGQSVVMAFNQYHFDTEAEIAYLEKWAQAQGIAFALNDSFSKGSAGAMELAQKVLDTIAEKPAAPLHFTYDLEDDIPTKLHKITTQIYRGKGIILSEKAKKSLQKIQKWGKEWEVEKLPVCIAKTQYSFSDDPTQLGVAQDFELHIEDLILNNGAGFIVAVAGNIMRMPGLPKVPQALFMDIIAGEIVGLS, from the coding sequence ATGAAAACAGACATCGAAATTGCACGCCAAACGCCCCTGCAAGCCATTCAAGATATTGCCACTACGCTGGGCATAGACGCAGAGGCACTTATTCCTTATGGGAAACATATCGCCAAAGTGCCTTATTCGCTGATTGCGCCTGCCCAAATTGCACAAAACAATCTTATTTTAGTTACCGCCATTACGCCTACCAAAGCAGGTATCGGCAAGACGACAACTTCGGTGGGGCTTGCCTTAGGGCTTTCCAAACTCCTTGCGCCAGAGGGCAAAAAGGCACTTGTCGCCCTACGCGAACCCTCGTTGGGTCCTTGTTTTGGCATGAAAGGCGGCGCAGCAGGCGGCGGTTATGCGCAGGTGCTACCAATGGAGGACATCAACCTGCATTTTACAGGCGATTTTCACGCCATTACTTCGGCGCACAACATGATAGCAGCTCTTTTAGACAACTATCAATATCAGAATCGTGGGACTGAAAAAGCCCTCAAAGAAATTGTTTGGAAGCGTGTTTTAGATGTCAATGACCGCTCTTTGCGCTTTATGGTGTCGGGTTTGGGTGGCAATGCCAATGGCTTACCACAGGAAACGGGCTTTGATATTACGCCTGCGTCTGAATTGATGGCGATTCTTTGCTTGGCAGAAAGTCTGGACGATTTGCGCCAAAAAATAGCCCGTATCGTCTTGGGTTATACCTTTCAAAATCAGCCCTTTACGGTGCAGGACTTAGGTGTTACGGGTGCGATTTTGGTCTTGCTCAAAAATGCCATTCACCCCAATTTGGTGCAAACCACAGAAAATACGCCTGCCTTTGTGCATGGCGGTCCTTTTGCCAATATTGCACACGGCTGCAATACCGTTTTGGCTACAAAATTAGCCCTTAGTTTTGGCGACTATGTCATTACCGAAGCAGGTTTTGGGGCAGACTTGGGTGCGGAAAAATTCTTTAATATCAAGTGCAGAAAGGCGGGGCTTGCTCCAAAGGTGACGGTTTTGGTCGTAACCTCACAGGCTTTAAAACTGCATGGGGGCGTGCCTGAAAGCCAAATCAAGATGCCGTCTTTGCAGGGCTTGGAAAAGGGCTTAGAAAATGTAAAAAGGCATGTGGAAAACTTGCAAGCCTTCGGGCAATCGGTTGTGATGGCTTTTAATCAATACCATTTCGATACCGAAGCCGAAATTGCCTACCTCGAAAAGTGGGCGCAGGCGCAGGGCATAGCCTTTGCCCTGAACGATTCTTTTTCAAAGGGAAGCGCAGGGGCTATGGAATTGGCGCAGAAAGTATTAGATACGATAGCTGAAAAACCTGCCGCACCCCTGCATTTTACTTATGATTTGGAAGACGACATTCCGACGAAATTACACAAAATCACGACTCAAATCTATCGTGGAAAGGGCATCATTTTGAGCGAAAAAGCCAAAAAATCGCTACAAAAAATACAGAAATGGGGCAAAGAATGGGAAGTAGAAAAATTACCCGTCTGCATTGCCAAGACGCAATACTCTTTTTCCGACGACCCCACTCAATTAGGCGTAGCACAAGATTTCGAGCTACACATCGAAGACCTTATCCTAAATAATGGGGCGGGCTTTATCGTGGCTGTGGCGGGGAATATCATGCGCATGCCGGGGCTTCCCAAAGTGCCGCAGGCACTCTTTATGGACATCATAGCGGGCGAAATTGTGGGGCTTTCCTAA